Proteins encoded by one window of Desulfovibrio ferrophilus:
- a CDS encoding TolC family protein yields MKMKKATTLFALVAVLVFGAASLAQAATLYNMQQAVEQALDANPTMLAARHDLLGAEAGRKSARGSFLPSATVSYGYTRYDHDQPTRDNPTRDQDVWAAAFNVHQDLFTGWRILSTYQRAQLSEENAAAQVFNTELSLVNTVQENFLGLLKAREDVRSAQDSVTRLREQLKVTQAFYDVGLQPRLDVLQAEVDLATAQDTLLTAENTVATQIVRLNTLLGLAHDADVDYEGVLAYQPFTLAVDEALARAYKDRPDLLIAKRSVEIAVKDKKITDSAFYPQVGADFDWSSYGDDPNASGDNYADTEYSEWTVGVSASWTFWQWGKTYYASEQAKQNVSSLLQSADNTRNEATYAVKANILAIGNAKESIRVNKKAVEAAQESYRMAVARYQAQVGTNTDVLDAQSRLTSAEAALTAALANYEIALSRLFVSIGEKNTALTSR; encoded by the coding sequence ATGAAAATGAAAAAGGCAACAACCCTGTTTGCCCTAGTGGCGGTGCTCGTTTTTGGGGCGGCATCCCTGGCACAGGCGGCCACTTTGTATAATATGCAGCAGGCAGTGGAGCAGGCTCTGGATGCCAATCCCACGATGCTCGCCGCACGGCATGATCTGCTTGGGGCCGAGGCCGGACGAAAGTCAGCTCGTGGCTCTTTTTTGCCCTCTGCTACAGTGAGTTACGGTTATACTCGTTATGACCATGATCAGCCCACCCGTGATAATCCGACCAGAGATCAGGATGTATGGGCTGCGGCTTTCAACGTCCACCAGGATCTGTTCACTGGCTGGCGTATTTTGTCCACCTACCAGCGTGCTCAGCTCTCCGAGGAGAACGCAGCGGCCCAGGTTTTCAACACCGAACTGTCTTTGGTGAATACGGTGCAGGAAAATTTCCTGGGACTCTTGAAAGCCCGTGAGGACGTGCGTAGTGCTCAGGATTCCGTCACGCGCCTGCGTGAACAGCTCAAAGTGACCCAGGCCTTCTACGATGTGGGCCTGCAGCCTCGTCTGGACGTGCTCCAGGCCGAAGTCGATCTGGCAACTGCACAGGACACTCTGCTCACTGCCGAGAACACCGTTGCCACCCAGATCGTGCGTTTGAATACCCTGTTGGGCCTGGCCCATGACGCCGATGTGGATTATGAGGGAGTCTTGGCCTATCAGCCCTTTACCTTGGCCGTGGATGAAGCCTTGGCGCGGGCCTACAAGGATCGTCCAGACCTGCTCATTGCCAAGCGCAGTGTGGAGATCGCCGTCAAGGACAAGAAAATTACCGATAGCGCATTCTACCCGCAGGTTGGAGCTGACTTTGACTGGTCCTCTTACGGTGATGACCCCAATGCCAGTGGTGATAACTACGCTGATACCGAGTATAGCGAGTGGACCGTTGGTGTGAGTGCCTCCTGGACTTTCTGGCAGTGGGGCAAGACCTACTACGCCAGCGAACAGGCCAAGCAGAACGTATCCAGCCTGTTGCAGAGCGCGGATAACACCCGCAACGAAGCCACTTATGCGGTCAAAGCCAACATTCTGGCCATTGGCAACGCCAAAGAGAGCATCCGCGTGAACAAGAAGGCCGTGGAGGCCGCGCAGGAAAGCTATCGCATGGCAGTGGCCCGCTACCAGGCACAGGTCGGCACCAACACAGATGTACTGGATGCCCAGTCGCGTCTGACCTCGGCCGAAGCAGCCCTGACCGCAGCTCTGGCCAATTACGAGATCGCTCTTTCCAGATTGTTTGTCTCCATCGGAGAGAAGAATACGGCCCTGACCAGCCGCTAG